The proteins below come from a single Paramormyrops kingsleyae isolate MSU_618 chromosome 25, PKINGS_0.4, whole genome shotgun sequence genomic window:
- the scpp5 gene encoding secretory calcium-binding phosphoprotein 5: MKSALLCLCLVSTIGAAPMKTFYEYLPQAGVPQQRSGPYFPLAQPPPQPGLNGPVSIEMVMMPRYSSNGPAGEPNSPQVFLKYKMPKTPGMKSMEIFYPIDYTQQQQIFSRYGLMPPMLPQQNQNQNVFPPNTMPQNGPQNPSPPQAQAQPPPKAQGQAQAQPPAQAVQSGTKLSGAAVN; the protein is encoded by the exons ATGAAGAGCGCCCTCTTGTGCCTCTGTCTGGTCAGCACGATAGGTGCTGCTCCT atgaAGACCTTCTATGAGTATCTTCCTCAGGCTGGAGTCCCACAG CAAAGAAGCGGTCCGTACTTCCCCCTGGCACAGCCCCCACCACAGCCAGGCCTCAACGGCCCCGTCAGCATTGAAATG GTGATGATGCCAAGATACTCTAGTAATGGTCCAGCTGGAGAG CCCAACTCACCCCAGGTATTTCTGAAGTACAAAATGCCCAAGACGCCCGGCATGAAGAGCATGGAGATT TTCTACCCCATCGACTAcacccagcagcagcag ATCTTCTCCAGATATGGACTGATGCCACCAATGCTTCCTCAgcagaaccagaaccagaac GTGTTCCCGCCCAACACCATGCCACAGAATGGGCCCCAAAACCCATCCCCCCCTCAGGCCCaggcccagcccccccccaaggccCAAGGCCAGGCCCAGGCCCAGCCCCCAGCCCAGGCTGTGCAGTCAGGCACCAAG CTCTCAGGGGCTGCAGTAAACTAA